In bacterium 336/3, the following proteins share a genomic window:
- a CDS encoding 50S ribosomal protein L28, whose amino-acid sequence MARVCQLSGKKPRVGNNVSHANNKTKRRFDINLKTKKFYLADEDLWITLRVSAKALRTINKKGIEQAIRDAAKKGTLHA is encoded by the coding sequence ATGGCGAGAGTTTGTCAATTATCAGGAAAAAAGCCTAGGGTAGGGAATAACGTTTCTCACGCTAACAATAAAACAAAAAGAAGGTTTGATATCAACCTTAAAACTAAAAAGTTTTATTTAGCAGATGAAGACCTTTGGATAACTCTTAGAGTTTCTGCCAAAGCACTTCGTACTATCAATAAAAAAGGCATTGAACAAGCAATCAGAGATGCTGCGAAAAAAGGTACTTTACACGCATAA
- the rocD gene encoding ornithine--oxo-acid aminotransferase, translated as MTTTTHISTQEAIALEDRYGAHNYHPLPVVLSKGEGVFLWDVEGKRYFDFLSAYSAVNQGHCHPRIIQALIEQAQTLTLTSRAFHNDKLGVFEKYITEYFGYDKVLMMNSGAEANETALKLARKWGYQKKGIPENKAIILAVKRNFHGRTLAIISASTDKTATKDFGPFMDGFQVIEYNDITALETALQNPHVCGFWVEPIQGEAGVFVPDDGYLAKSAELCKKHNVLFMVDEVQTGVGRTGKLIASHHENVQPDMLILGKALSGGTYPVSAVLANDEVMLCIKPGEHGSTFGGNPIACAVAMAALEVIKDEKLIENADKMGEIFRGRMRALMQRYPEKVSAVRGKGLLNAIDIKEKDGKTAWDVCLAMKEVGLLAKPTHGDKIRFAPPLIITESQMDEACSIIETIIANY; from the coding sequence ATGACAACGACTACACACATTTCGACACAAGAGGCTATTGCTTTAGAAGACCGTTATGGAGCTCACAACTATCACCCATTGCCTGTGGTGCTTTCTAAAGGAGAGGGTGTTTTTCTTTGGGATGTAGAAGGAAAACGTTATTTCGATTTTCTTTCGGCATATAGTGCTGTCAATCAAGGTCATTGTCATCCTCGTATTATTCAGGCTCTTATAGAGCAAGCTCAAACACTTACCCTTACTTCAAGAGCATTTCATAATGACAAGTTAGGCGTTTTTGAAAAATATATCACAGAATATTTTGGTTACGACAAAGTTCTGATGATGAACTCTGGTGCTGAAGCCAATGAAACAGCTTTAAAGTTAGCTCGTAAATGGGGTTATCAGAAAAAAGGTATTCCTGAAAACAAAGCCATTATTTTGGCTGTAAAACGCAATTTTCATGGTAGAACGCTTGCTATTATTTCTGCTTCTACTGACAAGACTGCTACCAAAGATTTTGGTCCTTTTATGGATGGTTTCCAAGTAATTGAATATAATGACATCACAGCTCTTGAAACAGCTCTCCAAAATCCTCATGTTTGTGGTTTTTGGGTAGAACCTATTCAAGGTGAAGCAGGAGTTTTTGTACCAGATGATGGATATTTGGCTAAATCTGCCGAATTATGTAAGAAACATAATGTTTTATTCATGGTAGATGAAGTACAAACTGGTGTAGGCAGAACAGGAAAACTGATTGCTTCTCATCATGAAAATGTACAACCCGATATGCTTATTTTAGGAAAAGCTCTTTCTGGAGGAACCTATCCTGTTTCAGCAGTTTTGGCAAATGATGAAGTGATGCTTTGTATCAAACCTGGTGAACATGGTTCTACATTTGGCGGTAACCCAATTGCTTGTGCTGTAGCCATGGCTGCCTTAGAAGTGATTAAGGATGAGAAACTTATAGAGAATGCAGATAAAATGGGTGAGATATTTAGAGGCAGAATGAGAGCTTTGATGCAACGTTACCCTGAAAAAGTATCAGCTGTTCGTGGAAAAGGTTTGCTCAATGCCATTGATATCAAAGAAAAAGATGGAAAAACAGCTTGGGATGTTTGTTTGGCTATGAAAGAAGTCGGTTTGCTTGCCAAACCGACTCATGGAGATAAAATTCGTTTTGCTCCTCCTCTTATCATTACTGAAAGCCAAATGGATGAAGCTTGTAGTATTATTGAAACAATCATTGCAAATTACTAA
- a CDS encoding DoxX family protein, whose protein sequence is MKKYLPWVLSLVAAIIMLQTLYFKFTANPESVYIFTAVGMEPWGRIGTGVAELIASILLLIPSVRYIGAFLSAGIMAGAIASHIFLLGIEIQGDGGYLFILAFVVLLSSGILLLLDKEKILMIIKSKLNK, encoded by the coding sequence ATGAAAAAATACTTGCCTTGGGTACTTTCTTTAGTAGCTGCCATTATTATGCTACAAACCCTTTATTTTAAATTTACGGCTAATCCTGAAAGTGTCTATATTTTTACAGCAGTAGGTATGGAACCATGGGGTAGAATTGGAACAGGAGTTGCCGAATTGATAGCATCTATTCTACTCCTAATACCTTCTGTAAGATATATAGGTGCTTTTCTAAGTGCTGGTATTATGGCAGGAGCAATAGCTTCACACATATTTTTATTGGGAATAGAAATTCAAGGAGATGGCGGTTATTTGTTTATTTTGGCTTTTGTTGTACTTTTGAGTTCTGGTATTTTACTTTTATTGGATAAAGAAAAAATACTAATGATTATCAAGAGTAAATTAAATAAATAA
- a CDS encoding peptidase S41 produces the protein MRRNLTTLVLLALAVTTFLAFKKDPQDNAFEIAKNIDIFTTLYKEVNNYYVDEVNPNKIMRTGLDAMLKSLDPYTVYISEDQIEDYRTMTTGEYGGIGATVGTRNGKVTVIMPMENSPALKSGLKIGDEILQIGEVKVTGKNQSDISRLLKGQPDTEIELLIRHYGSTQTEKIKIKRERIKVDNIPFHGIIEDGIGYVYLSEFTQGAAESIRKSVEELKSKGAKSIILDLRGNPGGLLNESVNICNLFLPKDLDVVFTKGKIAEWNKTYKSLRQPIDTDIPLVVLVNGRSASASEIVSGVIQDYDRGVLVGQRSFGKGLVQSTRPLTYNSQVKITVAKYYVPSGRCIQALDYSNRDDQGKVAKIPDSLRRAFKTKGGRTVYDGAGLEPDVIIEKENLSPIAQSLVTKNLIFEYANEYALKNSQIKPAREFALSDAEYQAFVTWVKNKDYAYTTEMEKSYKDLIDAAKKDKTYDLIQNDLNTLKGRISKNKEVDLITFKNEIRELLEEEICTRYYLEKGETEAKFDNDKELQEAVKILKNPAKYKEILKKK, from the coding sequence ATTAGGAGAAATCTAACTACTTTGGTGCTATTAGCACTGGCTGTTACTACTTTTTTAGCATTTAAAAAAGACCCACAAGACAATGCCTTCGAAATAGCCAAAAACATTGATATTTTCACAACACTCTACAAAGAAGTGAACAATTATTATGTGGATGAAGTGAATCCCAATAAAATTATGCGTACTGGCTTGGATGCCATGCTCAAATCTTTAGACCCTTATACGGTCTATATTTCTGAAGACCAAATAGAAGATTACAGGACCATGACCACAGGCGAATATGGAGGTATTGGGGCAACTGTAGGCACACGAAATGGAAAAGTAACAGTTATTATGCCTATGGAAAACTCTCCAGCTCTCAAAAGTGGATTAAAAATTGGAGACGAAATATTGCAAATCGGCGAAGTAAAAGTAACTGGTAAAAATCAAAGTGATATTAGCCGTTTGCTCAAAGGGCAACCTGATACTGAAATAGAATTGCTTATCAGACATTATGGTTCTACACAAACAGAGAAAATCAAAATAAAAAGAGAAAGAATTAAAGTTGATAATATTCCTTTTCATGGAATAATAGAAGATGGTATAGGATATGTCTATTTAAGTGAATTTACACAAGGTGCAGCAGAGAGTATTCGTAAAAGTGTAGAAGAATTAAAAAGTAAAGGAGCCAAAAGTATTATTTTAGATTTGAGAGGAAACCCTGGAGGACTTTTAAATGAATCTGTAAATATATGTAATTTATTCTTACCCAAAGATTTAGATGTTGTTTTCACGAAAGGGAAAATTGCAGAATGGAATAAAACTTACAAATCACTTAGGCAACCCATTGATACAGATATTCCATTAGTAGTACTTGTAAACGGCAGAAGTGCATCTGCATCCGAGATTGTTTCAGGAGTAATTCAAGATTACGATAGAGGAGTACTTGTGGGACAACGTTCTTTCGGAAAAGGCTTGGTACAAAGTACAAGACCACTTACTTATAATTCGCAAGTAAAAATAACAGTAGCTAAATATTATGTGCCTAGTGGCAGATGTATTCAGGCTTTGGATTATAGCAACAGAGATGACCAAGGTAAAGTAGCTAAAATACCTGATTCATTACGAAGAGCTTTCAAAACTAAAGGTGGAAGAACAGTTTATGATGGTGCTGGTTTGGAGCCAGATGTAATTATTGAGAAAGAAAATCTAAGCCCCATTGCTCAAAGTCTTGTAACTAAAAACCTTATTTTTGAATATGCCAATGAGTATGCTCTTAAAAATAGTCAAATCAAACCTGCAAGAGAGTTTGCTCTTTCAGATGCAGAATATCAGGCATTTGTAACATGGGTAAAAAATAAAGATTATGCTTATACCACCGAAATGGAAAAAAGCTATAAAGATTTGATAGATGCAGCTAAAAAAGATAAAACTTATGATTTAATACAAAACGACTTGAATACGCTTAAAGGACGTATTTCTAAAAATAAAGAAGTTGATTTGATAACTTTCAAAAATGAAATTAGAGAGCTTCTGGAAGAGGAGATTTGTACAAGATATTATTTAGAAAAAGGAGAAACTGAAGCTAAATTTGATAATGACAAAGAACTACAAGAAGCTGTTAAAATATTAAAAAACCCTGCTAAGTATAAAGAAATTTTAAAGAAGAAATAA
- a CDS encoding YHS domain protein — MKNILLLIMLLLASNSIIAQDETAKRKKHYNVSKSSLALEGYDVVSYFTLTKPVKGDSKYSTFYQGVTYYFSSQANLTAFKANPSKYEPAYGGWCAYAMGAKGTKVEVDIKNYKVKNGRLFLFYKDFFSNTLDDWNEDETNLKTKADKNWQNVYR, encoded by the coding sequence ATGAAGAATATCTTATTGTTAATCATGCTGTTATTGGCTTCAAATAGTATTATAGCCCAAGACGAAACAGCAAAAAGAAAGAAACATTACAATGTTTCAAAAAGTAGTCTGGCTTTAGAAGGTTATGATGTAGTGAGTTATTTCACTCTAACAAAACCTGTAAAAGGAGATTCAAAGTATAGCACCTTTTATCAGGGTGTTACATATTATTTTAGTTCTCAGGCTAACCTTACAGCTTTTAAGGCAAATCCATCTAAATATGAACCTGCTTATGGTGGCTGGTGTGCTTATGCGATGGGAGCAAAAGGAACAAAAGTAGAAGTAGATATAAAAAACTACAAAGTAAAAAATGGACGTTTATTTCTGTTTTATAAAGACTTTTTCAGTAATACTTTAGACGATTGGAATGAGGATGAAACAAATCTGAAAACAAAAGCAGATAAAAACTGGCAAAACGTATATAGATAA
- a CDS encoding 2-amino-3-ketobutyrate CoA ligase (catalyzes the formation of 2-amino-3-oxobutanoate from acetyl-CoA and glycine), whose translation MYTNQSTLAQELQDIENNGLFKKERIITTPQGADIEANGKEVINFCANNYLGLSSHPKVVEAAKAAIDSHGFGMSSVRFICGTQDIHKTLEKKISEFLGTEDTILYAAAFDANGGVFEPLFNEQDAIISDELNHASIIDGVRLCKAQRFRYKHNDMADLEAKLQEAKNTRNKIIVTDGVFSMDGTIAQLDKIVELAEKYQALVMIDECHASGFMGKTGRGTHEHRGVMGKIDIITGTLGKALGGAMGGFTSGKKEMIELLRQRSRPYLFSNALAPAIVGASIAVLDMLSETTTLRDKLEENTKYFRSKITEAGFDIKPGEHAIVPIMLYDAVLAQKMAEKLLDKGIYVVGFFYPVVPKGQARIRVQISAGHDRHHLDKAIAAFTEVGKELGVLK comes from the coding sequence ATGTACACCAATCAAAGTACCTTAGCACAAGAGTTGCAAGACATTGAAAACAATGGTCTTTTCAAAAAAGAAAGAATTATTACTACTCCACAAGGAGCTGATATTGAAGCCAATGGTAAAGAAGTGATTAATTTTTGTGCAAACAACTATTTGGGGCTTTCATCACACCCAAAAGTAGTTGAAGCAGCCAAAGCAGCCATTGACTCTCATGGTTTTGGAATGTCATCTGTTCGTTTTATTTGTGGAACACAAGATATTCATAAAACCCTCGAAAAGAAGATTTCTGAGTTTTTGGGTACAGAAGATACCATTTTGTATGCTGCTGCCTTCGATGCCAATGGAGGTGTTTTTGAGCCTTTGTTCAACGAACAGGATGCTATTATTTCCGATGAACTCAATCATGCTTCTATCATTGATGGTGTAAGACTTTGTAAAGCTCAACGCTTCCGTTACAAACATAACGATATGGCAGATTTGGAAGCCAAACTCCAAGAAGCTAAAAATACAAGAAACAAGATTATTGTAACAGATGGCGTTTTCTCGATGGATGGAACGATTGCCCAATTAGATAAAATTGTAGAATTAGCCGAAAAATACCAAGCCCTTGTGATGATTGACGAATGCCATGCTTCTGGTTTTATGGGAAAAACAGGCAGAGGTACACACGAACACAGAGGCGTGATGGGTAAAATTGACATCATTACAGGTACTTTGGGTAAGGCTTTGGGTGGAGCGATGGGTGGTTTTACAAGTGGTAAAAAAGAAATGATTGAGCTTTTACGCCAGCGTTCAAGACCTTATTTGTTCTCGAATGCCCTTGCTCCTGCCATTGTAGGTGCTTCGATTGCTGTATTGGATATGCTTTCTGAAACGACAACCCTCAGAGATAAACTTGAAGAAAACACCAAATATTTCCGTAGCAAAATTACAGAAGCAGGTTTTGATATAAAACCAGGTGAACATGCCATTGTACCTATTATGCTCTATGATGCTGTACTTGCTCAGAAAATGGCTGAAAAACTTTTGGATAAAGGTATTTATGTGGTTGGTTTCTTCTACCCTGTTGTACCCAAAGGGCAAGCCCGTATTCGTGTACAAATCTCAGCAGGACACGACAGACACCACCTCGATAAAGCCATCGCAGCATTTACCGAAGTTGGCAAAGAGTTGGGAGTTTTGAAATAA
- a CDS encoding phenylalanyl-tRNA synthetase subunit alpha gives MNLFEQISQLTEEVQNYKIETKDSLEAFRLEFIAKKGKVPALMEEMKNIEPQDRKNFGMEVNKLKQLAEGKFKERQEYFENTPTSVEVKVDLTLPVIPYEQGNAHPLTIVKNRIVQIFERMGFNQSEGPEIEDDFHNFTGLNFPENHPAREMQDTFFLEKNPDIALRTHTSSVQIRVMSTQKPPMRTFSVGRVFRNEAISARAHCIFHQIEGFFIDENVSFADLKQTLYHFVKEMFGTETKIRFRPSYFPFTEPSAEIDISCLICKGKGCNVCKQTGWVEIGGSGMIDPNVFENCNIDSQKYTGFAFGMGLERITMLKYQIKDLRLFTENDVRFLRQFEGLV, from the coding sequence ATGAATCTTTTTGAACAAATAAGCCAGCTCACGGAAGAAGTACAAAACTATAAAATAGAAACCAAAGATTCGTTGGAGGCATTCAGATTGGAGTTTATTGCCAAAAAAGGTAAAGTTCCAGCCTTGATGGAAGAAATGAAAAACATTGAACCTCAAGACCGTAAGAATTTTGGAATGGAGGTAAATAAGTTAAAACAACTTGCAGAAGGGAAATTTAAAGAACGTCAAGAATACTTTGAAAACACACCCACCAGTGTAGAAGTAAAAGTTGATTTGACATTGCCTGTAATTCCTTATGAGCAAGGCAATGCTCATCCTCTTACAATTGTAAAAAATAGAATTGTTCAGATTTTTGAAAGAATGGGTTTCAACCAATCTGAAGGACCTGAAATCGAAGACGATTTTCATAATTTTACAGGACTCAACTTCCCTGAAAATCATCCTGCTAGAGAAATGCAGGATACTTTTTTCCTAGAAAAGAATCCTGATATAGCTTTGCGTACCCACACATCATCTGTGCAGATTCGTGTAATGAGTACTCAAAAACCTCCTATGCGTACCTTCTCGGTAGGTAGAGTATTTAGAAATGAAGCCATTTCTGCAAGAGCTCATTGCATTTTTCATCAGATAGAAGGTTTTTTTATAGATGAAAATGTAAGTTTTGCAGACTTAAAACAAACTTTGTATCATTTTGTAAAAGAAATGTTTGGAACGGAAACCAAAATTCGTTTCCGCCCTTCTTATTTCCCTTTTACAGAGCCAAGTGCCGAAATAGATATTTCGTGTTTAATTTGTAAAGGAAAAGGCTGTAATGTGTGCAAACAAACAGGCTGGGTAGAAATTGGTGGCTCTGGCATGATTGACCCCAATGTATTTGAGAATTGTAATATAGATTCCCAAAAATATACAGGCTTTGCGTTTGGAATGGGTTTAGAGAGAATTACGATGCTCAAATACCAAATCAAAGATTTGAGGCTATTTACAGAAAATGATGTTCGTTTTTTAAGACAATTTGAGGGTTTGGTGTAA
- a CDS encoding ATP-dependent DNA helicase RecG, whose translation MNNNFFDTKVEFLKGIGPIKATVLNKEINVFTYADLIQRYPFRHEDRTQFHQISDVVADMPYIQLKGKIKFIETVGEGSKERFIAYLRDSTGDIELVWFKGVNYIKKFIQLNQEYIIYGKPSEFNNKINISHPEIELYNPQEAKEQGALFPVYNTTETMKKKMLDSKALAKAIKQLVPLALPHIRETLPDDVLQENQFLAKKEAIANIHFPKNLEMLQKAKNRLKFEELFYTQIRLLQQNLYRKVTYQGFVFKSTLLLTEFYKNHLEFDLTNAQKRVIKEIHKDMTCGRQMNRLLQGDVGSGKTIVAFISMLMAIDNGFQVCLMAPTEILAEQHYQGLKKYADSLGLTIDILTGSSSLGGRKLIHDYLETGDLKILIGTHALLEEKVKFKNLGLAIIDEQHRFGVEQRSKLWHKNADTFPHVLVMTATPIPRTLAMTLYGDLDVSIIDELPPGRKPIKTVHRYDSHRLKVFGFIREEIEKGRQVYIVYPLIEESEKLNLKNLMDGYESIARAFPEYQTSVVHGQMKPKEKDFEMQRFAKNETQIMIATTVIEVGVNVPNASIMIIENAERFGLSQLHQLRGRVGRGSEQSFCILMTKYELTKEAKERIKVMVETNDGFEIANTDLRLRGPGDLMGTQQSGITDLLIADLAKDGAILEHARNVAHKILTEDPNLQAYKNACIKHQLSTISKNTTNWARIS comes from the coding sequence ATGAATAACAATTTTTTTGACACCAAAGTAGAATTCCTAAAAGGGATAGGACCTATCAAAGCTACTGTACTGAATAAGGAAATCAATGTGTTTACGTATGCCGACCTTATTCAACGGTATCCATTCCGACACGAAGACAGAACCCAATTTCACCAAATTTCTGATGTAGTGGCAGATATGCCTTATATCCAACTCAAAGGAAAAATCAAATTCATAGAAACAGTAGGAGAGGGTAGCAAAGAACGATTTATTGCTTACCTTAGAGATAGTACAGGCGATATTGAACTCGTTTGGTTTAAAGGTGTCAATTACATTAAAAAGTTTATACAGCTCAATCAAGAGTATATTATTTATGGAAAGCCATCAGAGTTCAATAATAAGATAAACATCAGTCATCCAGAAATAGAATTGTATAACCCCCAAGAAGCCAAAGAGCAAGGGGCTTTGTTTCCTGTGTATAATACCACAGAAACCATGAAAAAGAAAATGCTTGATAGCAAGGCTTTAGCCAAAGCCATCAAGCAACTTGTGCCATTAGCTCTACCACATATCAGAGAAACACTTCCTGATGATGTTCTTCAGGAAAATCAATTTTTAGCAAAGAAAGAAGCCATTGCCAATATTCATTTTCCAAAAAATTTGGAAATGCTTCAGAAAGCTAAGAACAGACTCAAATTTGAAGAATTATTTTATACACAAATTAGACTTCTACAACAAAATTTATATAGGAAAGTAACTTATCAGGGTTTTGTATTCAAAAGTACTCTACTGCTTACAGAGTTTTACAAAAACCATTTAGAATTTGATTTGACCAATGCTCAAAAAAGAGTAATCAAAGAAATTCATAAAGACATGACTTGTGGTAGGCAAATGAATAGGCTTTTACAAGGTGATGTAGGAAGCGGAAAAACGATTGTAGCTTTCATTTCCATGCTCATGGCAATTGATAATGGCTTTCAGGTATGCTTGATGGCTCCTACCGAAATTTTAGCTGAACAGCACTATCAAGGTCTTAAAAAATATGCTGATAGTCTTGGGCTTACCATTGATATTTTAACGGGTTCAAGCTCTTTGGGAGGGAGAAAACTCATACACGATTATTTAGAAACTGGAGATTTAAAGATTCTGATAGGAACGCATGCTCTTTTAGAAGAAAAAGTAAAATTTAAAAATTTGGGATTAGCCATTATTGATGAGCAACATCGTTTTGGAGTAGAACAACGCTCTAAATTGTGGCACAAAAATGCTGATACTTTTCCGCATGTACTTGTAATGACAGCAACGCCCATTCCAAGAACACTTGCCATGACACTTTATGGCGATTTGGATGTTTCGATTATAGATGAACTCCCTCCAGGGCGTAAACCTATCAAAACAGTTCATCGTTACGACTCGCATAGACTCAAAGTTTTTGGTTTTATCAGAGAAGAAATTGAAAAAGGAAGACAAGTTTATATTGTTTATCCACTCATAGAAGAATCTGAAAAACTCAATCTGAAAAACTTAATGGATGGCTACGAAAGCATAGCAAGAGCTTTTCCCGAATACCAAACGAGTGTAGTACATGGGCAGATGAAACCGAAGGAAAAGGATTTTGAAATGCAAAGGTTTGCCAAGAATGAAACCCAAATCATGATTGCAACAACGGTAATTGAAGTAGGTGTGAACGTTCCCAATGCTTCAATCATGATTATTGAAAATGCTGAACGTTTCGGACTTTCACAATTACATCAATTGCGTGGGCGTGTGGGACGTGGTTCGGAGCAGTCTTTTTGTATTTTAATGACCAAATACGAACTGACCAAAGAAGCTAAAGAAAGAATAAAAGTAATGGTTGAAACCAATGATGGTTTTGAAATAGCTAATACCGATTTGCGTTTGCGTGGACCAGGTGATTTGATGGGAACACAACAAAGTGGCATAACCGATTTATTGATAGCAGATTTGGCAAAAGATGGAGCTATTTTGGAACATGCTCGAAATGTAGCCCATAAAATACTGACAGAAGACCCTAATTTGCAGGCTTATAAAAATGCCTGTATCAAACATCAACTTTCTACAATTTCTAAAAATACAACTAATTGGGCAAGAATTAGTTAA
- the eno gene encoding enolase (catalyzes the formation of phosphoenolpyruvate from 2-phospho-D-glycerate in glycolysis): MTLIEHIQARQILDSRGNPTVEVDVITTDGFLGRAAVPSGASTGTHEAVELRDGDKKKYLGKGVLKAVEHVNEILGRELAGYNVFEQNLIDKVMLEIDGTANKKKIGANAILGVSLAVAKAAAASLNLPLYRYIGGVNANTLPVPMMNILNGGSHADNSIDFQEFMIMPVKASSFAEALRMGTEVFHTLKKVLKDKNHSTNVGDEGGFAPNLKSNEEAIEVVLQAIEKAGYKAGEDIFIAMDAASSEFYDTKTKKYHFKKSTGDKLTSSEMASYWADWVKKYPILSIEDGMAEDDWKGWKQLTDAVGKKIQLVGDDLFVTNVDFLQKGIKEGVANAILVKVNQIGSLTETINAVNLAHRNRYKSVMSHRSGETEDTTIADLAVALNTGQIKTGSASRSDRMAKYNQLLRIEEMLGETAYYPGLSF, translated from the coding sequence ATGACACTTATAGAGCATATTCAGGCTAGACAAATTCTTGATTCTAGAGGTAACCCTACCGTAGAAGTAGATGTAATTACAACAGATGGCTTTTTAGGAAGAGCTGCTGTACCTTCAGGGGCATCTACGGGTACACACGAGGCAGTAGAATTGCGTGATGGAGATAAGAAAAAATATCTAGGAAAAGGAGTTTTGAAAGCTGTAGAACATGTAAATGAAATATTAGGGAGAGAACTCGCTGGTTATAATGTATTTGAGCAAAACCTAATTGATAAGGTAATGCTTGAAATAGATGGAACTGCAAACAAGAAAAAAATAGGAGCAAATGCTATTTTGGGTGTTTCTTTGGCAGTAGCCAAAGCAGCAGCAGCAAGCCTGAATTTGCCTTTATACCGTTATATTGGTGGTGTAAATGCCAATACATTGCCCGTTCCTATGATGAATATCTTGAATGGTGGTAGCCATGCCGATAACTCTATTGATTTTCAGGAATTTATGATTATGCCTGTAAAAGCATCTTCTTTTGCTGAGGCTCTTAGAATGGGAACAGAGGTATTCCATACACTCAAAAAAGTATTGAAAGATAAAAATCACTCTACCAACGTAGGTGATGAAGGTGGATTTGCTCCAAACCTGAAATCGAACGAAGAAGCCATAGAAGTAGTTCTACAAGCAATCGAAAAGGCTGGTTATAAAGCAGGTGAAGATATTTTTATAGCGATGGATGCTGCAAGCTCTGAGTTTTATGATACCAAAACTAAAAAATATCACTTCAAAAAATCTACTGGCGATAAACTGACCTCTTCGGAAATGGCAAGCTACTGGGCTGATTGGGTGAAAAAATATCCTATTCTTTCTATTGAGGATGGTATGGCAGAAGACGACTGGAAAGGCTGGAAACAACTTACAGATGCAGTTGGTAAAAAAATCCAGCTTGTTGGAGATGATTTGTTTGTAACAAACGTAGATTTCTTACAAAAAGGTATCAAAGAGGGTGTGGCGAACGCTATTCTTGTAAAAGTAAACCAAATTGGCTCACTTACAGAAACCATCAATGCTGTGAATTTGGCACACCGTAATCGTTATAAGAGTGTGATGTCGCACCGTTCTGGCGAAACAGAAGACACGACCATTGCAGATTTGGCTGTGGCTCTCAATACTGGTCAGATTAAGACTGGTTCGGCTTCTCGTTCTGATAGAATGGCTAAATACAACCAATTGTTACGTATCGAAGAAATGCTTGGCGAAACAGCTTATTACCCTGGGCTTTCTTTCTAA